AACTTTTCCCAATTGCAAGTTTTTCCACATGATCGCTAAGGTCAAATCGTTGACACAGACCCAACGGAGCATTTCCAATTACATACGATCCATCAAGTGGAGGATTCGACGTCCATAATTACAGTGGATATTCGATATATGATATCCAGTCAGTGTCTACTGAACACTCGAAACAGTCCAATGTGACACAGCGAGTCTTCTGTGACACTGACTCTGGCCGTCATGTGCATGATCACGAGCACTCTCTCAAGTCCAACCATCATGTTGAAACGCGCTCACTGTAGGCAGCTCGCCTCCCTACGCCGTCGATATCTCTCATCAAGTCGTACCCTCGAATCTGTCGACCATTTGTACTACTGCAGGGATTTCGTACGGAAGCACGACTACGAATCCTATCTCATTTCACACTTGTTTCCAAAGGAATTTCAAGGTGGGTATTTTGCGTTAAAAGCTTTTTCTGTGCGTCAACTTTCTGCCTCTTAGCTTTCTAGCTGAGCATGTTTACGATGACAGGTGGAGTTGGCTATGGTTTCTGACACAGTATCAAATCCGACAATtggaatgatgaggatgcAATTCTGGAAGGACGCCGTGAAAGGCATAGTTGACGTGAGTCGCGACCTGCTTGTGTCATGACCCGACAACTGAAGGGCTGTTTCAGGGGAATCCACATCGGCATCCTATCGCTCTAGCATTGCACGATGCCTCGCGAATAACGAACCTCCCTCCTTATCACCTCAAACGAATGATTGATGCGCGAGTAAGTTTAACTTTATAGCTAAAGTTTTTTATTGACTTGATCAATCAGAGCTCTGAGCTCCAAGTACCAGTTCATTTAACCACTGAATCCCTTACAGCACATGCTGAATCTACTTCATCAACTATACTCTATCTCCTGCTCTCGATGCTTTCTCTCCATTCTGAGCCTTTCTCACATGCGGCATCTCATCTTGGCGTTGCACAAACAATTACTACTCTGCTGAGAGGACTGCCGTTTCATGCGCAACAAGGTCGGATGGTCATCCCTGCCGAAATAACGGCCAAACATGGCGTAGTACAAGAAGAGGTGTTTCGCAGGGGTCGGGAAGCTCGTGGGATTGATGAGGCGGTATTTGAGTTCGCGACGCTAGCAAATGATCATCTCATTACCGCCCGAAGTATGTTTAAGGAAGAGCGGCTGAAAGGGAAAGTACCACAAGAAGCTGTGGCGGTCTTTCTGGCAGGGGTGAGTACTTGTGTTTGAACTTCGATCTTGTCGGGCGTAGCTTATACTTTCGGACCTGGATATAGGTACCGGTGTCCAACATTCTCAGAACCCTGGAAGAGGTAAACTTTGACGTTTTCCACCCTAAATTACAAATGCGGGACTGGAAGCTACCATGGAGGATCTGGAAAAGCTACTATTATACACGGATGTTCTAATTCCAGGACATGACAAAAATAATGATTTGAGCTTCACTCCATGCATACTCTGTGAATGATTTTGCGGCATGACCATTTATGGAAAAACCTACAAGCGCGCCCAGATACCCGAGCACCAAAGTGTAACAAGTCAACAACTCCGATCCGGTGTCTGCAGCCCTTTCCTCttaaccaccaccaccaagcCACCTTACACTCCCTATTTTTTCTACGCAGAGCGTCACGACCTTAATATTTTCTCCCTCTTGGTTTCTTTGATAACATGGAACAATTATGCAGTGCGCACCCGCTCTAGTTTCCACCGAGCTTTCGCTAAAAATATATCGTTAACATCTTTTCTCCAGATGAAGTGCTTCAGTTGATATTCTACGAACTTCAAGAACCTACATCATTGACACTCGTTTCGAAACGATTCTACGAATTCTCACAGGACCCCTACTTTCGAGCTCATTATTTTCTCTCCCGCTACGGCCCCGCTCATGCCTTGTATCATGCTCTCGGTCGTGGCAAAGTTCTCACTGAGAGAGTTCTCGATGTGCGTAGTTACCCACCATATGTTTCTACAAGGGAGAAGCTCATGCGAACACCCCCTTGCAATGGCGTTTTGATTGCCACCGACAGATCTTGATCACCAGCGGAGCACATTTCTCTCGATACCTCATTCAAGTGGCCATTCATCATTACTTCCATACTCAATCACATTTTATCAAGACTCAATGGGTTCGAAGTGTTTCATTGCCCGTCTTTACCCACTTTTTGCAACTCGCATCTCGCCGTTATGATCACATCCCGAGGGGAAAAGTGCGTCACCCGTTACCCCGGCTCGGTGTTGCTTACATTTCGAAAGGGGCAGGACGATGGATCAATATTTGCTCAATTTCTAAGCGAGAGCCGATACCCACCGAGCCAGAAACGTGTTTCCTGGGAGAATATTCGGGTCATCATAGAGGAATACCATGTGTGGCTCCCATCTTTCATTTTGTCAACAATTGAGATATTGACAGCATTATCATTCTAGTTCTTCCCTTTCTGCAACAAGGTGCGGAACGTCAGTCGCCGGGTAACGATTTACCTTCTCACCGACTGTGAAGGATCCGATAATGGCACAATTCCCCTTAGTACTAGCCATTGAGCCCCGTCTTCTTCCATATGCTGTAGCCAACGGGTTTTACATGGACAGCAAGGTTGGTAATACAACGTCTCATCGATCTTAGCTCTTCCCTTACTCCTCTCCAGTATCGTGACTTCGTCTTTCGCAAGATGTTCGAGTACGCGGCGGCGAGCGACCGCAGGCCAGAGGATATTGTGCAGAACTTCGAGGAACTATCGCGGCTCGATTCAACGTAAGCTTGGGTCAAATTCTGACAGTCCACAAGGCACTCAATCTTGCCTTAGAATGTTTCTCACACGAACTGTCGCGGCAGAAATTTGTGTAGAGGCGAAAGTGAACAGAGTCGGTTATACGGCGCTAAAGCAGTTGGATACGAATGGTCGCTTACGGTTTAGTCTTTCGTGAGTACCGCATACAGGCGTTGATATCGAATTACTGACCGAATCTCAGCTCTTTGGTCGAAGACCTGCTAAAGGTATTTTCTTTTCATGGGACTCATTATCGACCTAACTTTTTTTGAGTAGCTATTTCTGAAAACTCGCTCGGTGACGACACTCGAGACGCAAACGACAATCCGGTTCTTATACAAAGAATTCCCTTCGTCTGACCCAACAGTTCGCCTTGTCGTCCTGTTGACCGTCTTTATGGCCGCAGATGTGGACAATCTCATTACAGTTAAAGTGAGGCTCGAAGATCTGAACATCGGGCCCTTGAAAAAGGAGGACGTGTACAACCTACTGGTACACCCCCTTATGGATAGGTGTACAACCGTATTTGATTACATGCGAAGTGAGATGGCGTCATCGGAGGACGCGCAGCAGGGACTGGGTGCAAAGGAGATTCAAGAAGTTATCGACAACGTTGCTGCCAGGCTTCTAGAGGTCGATTGTAAGGTGCGTTTCCTATTATCATGCACGTAGATCCACCTCACGACTCGTGTTATGACAGGGACGAATGCTCGAACGACTTCATGATAGCTATCCAAGTGTAAACGAAACCATCATCAGGACCGTCCTTACCAAACATCGAATTGAGCTCGAAGATCTGCCTAAAATGAGTAATCCCGCAACCTGTAGAAACTATCGACCGTCATTATGCCGGGAACACCACTATAAAGGTTCAGAGATGGACTACTTCTGGGATACAACTACCTCTACGGAGTCTCAAGTGGCTGGCGACAATGTTGAGGATGGCAGTGTGGGTAAAGGGCAAGGAGCAAGCAGGAATATGAATGAGATTCATGTGCGAGAGCTTGTAGGTTTCGTTTTATTGAGTTTACTCCGGTCTATTTACTTTTCACACCCAGGGGGAGATTAGCCAAGAATCTCTGACCATTATGATACGACAGGATGAACTGCTTCCTTCCAGAAACCGTCGGAGGATGTCCTACTTCTCCGCGTACTCTGACCTCGGGCTATTTAACTTACCGATTGGTGAGCTCGCTAATCAGTGTCTATCGATTTATGCTTATATCTCTCTTTAGACTACTCTCAAGTTGGACGATGGATAAAGGCAAAATTTGGCGCCAGGAACATCGTAACCGCGATTTTCATGACCCATGCTGTACTGAATAATGCTTCTTCTGTAAGAGAGATGTTTATTCGCCATGAATCTTATAGTTACCGATTACCATCTTTTAGATCTTGCGTCACTATCTCATGGAGGCGGCGCCAGTCCCATTAACTCTCAAACACTTCCAGATTTTAGCTCGCTTGGGACGGCCGATCGTAAGTTTTTGCTCCTCTCTAGCTACTCTCTAAGCTAACCTCTACTCTAAGAACTACAACCTTACATTATTCTTGTTGACTGGACCCGAGTTTTACCACTGCGAGGATGAGTATCTCGTTCACTGCGACGCCACAAGCAACACTCTTTCAGCGTTGACATCTGATGACACGAAGAGACTTCCAGCGCTCTCTGCTGCCACGAATAATTCCCGGAGTACCGGTCGCAAACGTCCACGTCGAAGTGCGGCCAACATGCGTACTTATGTCATTGCTGACTCCGACGAAGAAAAGAGTGACCTTTTGAAGGATTGCAAACATCCTGATTCAAAGGAAATAAAACAAGTTCTTAACCTCGAAACATGGATCCAAGAATTGGGAAAATTGTTAAGGGTTGAACAATCTCGGGTGAATAGACCTTCACAATTCGCCTTGAATACAATTATCTGATTGCTTTCCAGTTTCGCCAACGGAAGAAGAACCAATGCGGAAACAGTTCAGATGCAGTGAGTAATAATCACCCTCTGAAGACTGAAGGCTATTTCCTCAGCTGATTCTCCGCCCATATTATCTAGATTCTAAACGAATTTATGAAATCTTTGGGCACTGAACTACGTATACTTCGTAAGCATAGTCGGGAAAAGAACGTATCTCATAATGAGGTAGCCATCTATGACGACGGCGACGATGGCGAATACGTTTATCGGGAGACGCGGTTGAAGAGAACAAGGACAACACGTTGATTGTTTGCTGCCACTTCCCTGTTCTTTGTTATGCTCTCTCGTTCCGCACGGTTCATTCAATTCGTTGCAATGAACGTATTCACGGCCTTAACAATAGATTTATCGCTAATCTCCGTAGACAATTTAGGTCTTCAAGGAGGAGTAGTCGTATGCTACTAGTGTTTACTAATAATTATTTAACATTATGTAATGTTGGTTTATAGTATTGAACTGTTACTTACTTGTGCTCCCTTCTGTTCTTAGTTTCATGTAATACCTACTATGCTGAAGTCTGTAGCATTTGTATCATTGACCACCGTGCGCTACTTATCAGTGAAcagtgaatatttgaatacgCGAAAAACACCGATATATTAATTCCCACGCTACGCTAAAGCCGACTTAACCTGAATGTCTTTGCGTAAATCAGGACTTCAAAAGGAGGTTCTCAGCTTATATCGACGGTTTGCCGTGCCTTGGGATACTCTTCACTATCATTACTGACTGCAGCTATTTCAGCGCGCTTCGTATGGTCAGGAGCAAATCCTCCGCCGGTCGGCCCAAATTCTCTCTTTTTATCCGATATACGTTCCGAACGAACGCGACGAGCATATCGCCAAGGAACGTCAGCGCCATAGAACATCTTttgagaaagggaagaaggcAACTAGACTTGTACGAATCTCCGTCCGTGAAAGACTGCTGGGTGTCGGAGGAGATGAAAACATGGGATCGAACACAGAGACTACCTGAAAAACAATCTGGTAAATCTGCCTCCTAGTGCTACATGTCGAACATCGACTTTTGGTTGGTCCACGCAAGGCCACGATGCTCAGTCCCGTCAACTTGTTGTCTGCTCTCCACGAATCCTGTCCACTGACTCGTAATCCAGCCACTCTCGATATATATGCTCTGAGATACCCTACTTTTACCAGAGGAAAGCGCAAACGCGCTTCCTTTGAGATTCCTGTGTAAGCGTTATACAAATTCCAAAGGAAAATCAGAAATAGATGAATTTAAAACTAAGTTGTGCAGTGCGTTCAGAATATCTATCCAAATATGGCCCCGGTTGCGGTATGAGCTCCTCATCAGTATTTCTACTCATGTCGTCGGTGTCCCTGTGGCTTCAGGCTGATCAACGTTCTGTGAGAGGGAAGTAGAGTCGCTGTCTTGTTGTTCAGGAGCTCTCAATATCTCTCTTTTAGCATGATATTTCCGTTCCTTGCGATACTCGGCAAGTTGATGCTGCAAAACGACTTGATCAAGATGGTCTTGTTTCTCTTTTTCGGCGAGCTTGACAGCTCCGTCGTAGGCCAGCCTCCGCTCATTGAGGACATATTTGATGCGCGCCATCGACTTTTTACACTAGCAGACAAATAACTCACGGTGAGCCCGGCTTAGAGAGTGGGGACGTAACTTACCTGCCGCATTTTGTAGCTCAACGAGAAAAGTAGAGGACTGACTCCCAGTCTTCTGACTTCCTCTGCTTGCGTAGCAAGCAAATTTCTTTCTCGCAGTAGAATATACCAAAGTGTGTGCAAATCGTGAAAACTCTTTAAACGTAGTTCAGAGGCTTTCCATGAACGTCCTGGAGGCGCTATGTCAAGCATCGAATTAATTGACATATAACTGTATTACTCACCACTTTGAACATTCTCTTGATAGATACTACCTCCAAGCGTTTCGAATCGGGCCTCCCCAACGAATGTTTTCCCATCTTTCCCTTGCTCCTTCTGCCTGAAGAAACCATATAGACCATGATCCTCTCTAACAGAGACACGGTTCCCCAGCCGCACGGGCGTGATAGTTTGCGGAGTAGTAGATTGAGCTGTGTCCAGGTCGGAACTTGAAGTTTGACGCTGTGGAGGTGGATCTATGGTACCCTTCAATGGGGAGTCCGATGGATTCGCAGAGAAAGATACTATCTCAGCAAAATTTCGACGAAACAGACGTGAGTATGTATGAGAGCAATGTCGACTGAGAGAAAACATTCCAGTTGAGGATGAACGGTATAGGCGGAGAAAGGGTCTGTAACCCTGGATAACCGTGACAGTTCGCGTTCGCGCGTCACGCGTCGAGTCACATCTGAACAGCTTGCTCCGCACTAAATCAGTCGTGAACGCGCTCCATCGAGTGGGTAGCAGGTATGTGTTGCACCATGGTCCTCGAGGAACGTCGAATTGAGTTTCTCTGGGGACAGATTGTCACGGCCATGGCTTCTCTGAACAAGCTCGCAATACGCGGTATTAGGTCTTTTGACGACAAGCAAATATCGGTCATCGAGTTTTTCACTCCTGTCACCGTTATCGTCGGCCACAATGGCAGTGGTAAAACCACCATCATAGAATGTTTGAAATACGCAACAACGGGAGACCAACCTCCCAACACTAGAGGTGGCGCATTCGTGCATGACCCGAAAATGGCGAATGAGAAAGAAGTCAAAGCTCAAGTCAAGTTGCGGTTTCATGCGGCAAATGGAACGAGGATGTTGGCTGTGAGGAATCTGAGTGTCACTGCCAAGAAAACTGCCGGATTGACTATGAAAACGTTGGAGAGCATTCTTGCACTAGCGGATGGTAATGCAGAGAAGGGAGGCAAGGTGTGTGTCACCAGAAGAAACCGTTCTGATCGACTAGAGGCTCATTTTATCAATAGAGAGGGGTCATATCCACCAAATGTGCAGAGATGGACGCAGAGATACCTCAGCTCCTCGGTGTTTCGAAGTCCGTCCTTGAGAATGTGATATTTTGTCACCAGGAAGATTCATGGTGGCCGCTCGCCGAACCTGCGGCTCTCAAAAAGAAGTTTGATGATATCTTCGAAGCCACGAGGTAATCGAATTTGTCTATTTTGCACAACTTGTCCCCGACCTTTTTTCAAGATATACTAAGGCACTCGACAATATTAAAAGTTTGCGAAAAGACCGTGTCGCAGAGCTCAAAGCTGAAAAAGAACGTCTTGAAGGCCTCGCTCGGGAGAAATCGCATGCTGATAAACTTCTAGGAAGGATCAACGAGCTTAGTtctaccatcaccaccaAAGAGATTGAATATGACGAAATCAAGAGGGAATACGATGGCATTGTGGAATCGAATCGGAAATTCCAAGACTACGCATTAAAATTTCGGGAGATTTATGTCAAAGTTGAGAGTCTCGAGGATAGGAAGGCTAGGCTGAAGAGCGATTTGGACGAGGCGAAACTCGACATGAAGGAAGTACCAGGTAAACCCCATGACACTGAGAGTTGATTGTGTTTTAATGCTATTCAAGGATCTAGAGAAGAGCTTGAAGCACAGTTGGAAAGCTTTGATGAGCGTATGAATAGACAAAAGATGCAGAAAAAGACTTATACAGACAAATTGCAAGACGTTCAAGAAGACCTCAAGGCTGCCAACAAACGACAAATGGACTTAGTCGAAGAAAAGGCGGCCCACTCCCATGATGCCGCTGTAAGTCATGCTGTACCGGCCACCCTATTGTTTGCTTAATAATTCTACCCAAGGCTCAAAGACAGCGGATTAAAGGGCGTGTGGACAAGATTAAAGAGATTGCAGAAAGTCAGGGACTCAAGGGCTTCAATCATGATTCACACGATCGAGACCAAGTGTTGCGATTCCTCTCTGAACTGGAAGCACTCCTACGAAATCAGAAAGCTACGGTGCAGAGAATTCAAGTACGCACCCTGAACACTTTACGGTTTTGGCTGTTAACGATGCCTCGCTCAGGGTGAACGACGGACCAAGCAAGAGGAGTACAACGCCAAATCTCGACAACTGACGGGGGAGTTTGCCACTCAGCAGTCAGCTTGTACAACCCTTCGTAACCAGATGGTAAGAATCTTGGACTGCCACGAATAGATGTTTGAACTTGTCCCTTAGAAAGATCGGAATGCCTCAATTGCGGATGCTGAGCGTGAACTTGAAGGTTACCTGCATGCACCCTCGCAGTTAACCACCTTACAGGATGATATCGAGGAGAAGAACACACGTGCTGCAAAGGTCAAAGCGGACATCAAAGCGGCGAAGTTTGACGAAAAATCGTCTGATATCaacgagaagaagaggatggcAGAGCACAAACGTGATGATCTCAACGCGGagctgaagacattgaacgcACAAGTCGAACTGCACGCCAGACTCAGCTATAAGAAGAAGGACATCAAAGGGAAAACAATGGAAATTGAGCATGTGTAAGTGCCTCACCTTCGACTGGGCGAGAGAGATTTCATGCATCAGTATTTCGTTAGCTTAAATGCTACGAATACGAAACTCCGCGACCTCGGTGCGGAAGCGGTAGATTTACAAATGGTCGAGCAGGGTGTGACTACTTTTATCAAGTACGTTTTGTCCCCTTTGGTCCTCTATGGCATAGTGCTCACTCGTACTCGGGAAGGGGAAAGGAAGATCGACTGAGAAAATGCGAGACCGAAGCTACGAGCACGAGTAAAACCTTGGAAAAGTTGAAAACCACTCTCTCCAGTCTCAGCAAGAATCTATCGGAACTCCGAAAAGAAGCTGAAGGTGCGTGGTGATTGCGGTTGACGACAAGATCTGAGTCAATTATATGCCACTTTGCAGGGATTACCCATAGAATCAAGGAGGAACTTGGGAACGAGTATAGTTCTGTGGAAGAAGGGATTACTGATTCTGCAAAGACGGCTAACCTGTTCCGAGAGTCAGTTCCTTTCCGAACACCTTGTGACGGTCGAACAACTGACGGACATATCTAGCAAGATCGGGAAGAATACAGGGAAAGTATATGAAGATATTCTTGAGTATGGCAAGGCAAACAAAGTTTGTTTTGCTTGCAACCGCCCCATGAATGGGGCCGAATACAAGGCGTTTGAGAAACATGTACGCACATTCTTCTACTCCTTCATGTGTCATCTCATCGATTTATGTAGCTGAAaaaagaaattcaagaattttCTCCTGAAAACCTTCAGGACGCAAAACAACAGTTCGAGGAGTGGTCAGAGGAACTTGAGCGACTGCAGGACTTGAAACCGGCCCAGATTCACCTAACGAAATTAACGCAAATCGATATACCTAAGTTGGAAGCGGAGGTGGCTGAAGTCAATTCACAAATCAAAACAGCCACAGAGAGGGACGAACAGGCGAGTGATTCCATTCTGCTGTTCAAAAACAGTTGTTTTCTCATCAACCTACCAGGCCAGTGTGGCTCTCTCGACTGCGAAAGAGGAACAACGGCACCTACAGAGCTTAAGTGATCACGTAAGGACGCTTGAACGATTACAGAGGGAAGTCGATCGTTTGAGAGTTGACATTGAAAATACCGAACGAGAAATTTCCGAAACGGGCACAACAAAGACACCGGATGAGGTTCAACGTGATATAGACGAGGTGTCCACAGAAATGTAAGGTCCCAAGGGAATCCTTCTTGCTGCGTGCTGACTTGAGAATCTGTCAGCCATGGTTATGAAAAGGAGAGCAGGGCAATCACCTCGGAAAAGGAGCGCGCCAGTAACCTTCAGCGCAATCTTGACAACCAAATTCATGCACTGGAACTGCATCAGCGGGATCTTCAAACTAAGGTTAACGAAAAAGCCAAGCTCGAGCGTCAGATTGCAGGATGGAGAAACGACATTAAGGAGATGACTCAGAATCTAAAGGTATCCACGTCGGCCCTCATTTTGCACTCCTGATGTTAACATCTGAGCAAACAGTTAGCTGAAGTCCATGTTGCTGAGGCCCAAGGTCCCATAGATGCGCTTGACGCTGAATATCAGGAAGAGGATAAAGAATTCGCGCGTCAGCTGGTATCTGAAGAACAAAAACTCCAAGATATCCGAATCCACGCTGA
This genomic window from Marasmius oreades isolate 03SP1 chromosome 8, whole genome shotgun sequence contains:
- a CDS encoding uncharacterized protein (antiSMASH:Cluster_8.1), whose product is MLKRAHCRQLASLRRRYLSSSRTLESVDHLYYCRDFVRKHDYESYLISHLFPKEFQGGYFALKAFSVELAMVSDTVSNPTIGMMRMQFWKDAVKGIVDGNPHRHPIALALHDASRITNLPPYHLKRMIDARSSELQVPVHLTTESLTAHAESTSSTILYLLLSMLSLHSEPFSHAASHLGVAQTITTLLRGLPFHAQQGRMVIPAEITAKHGVVQEEVFRRGREARGIDEAVFEFATLANDHLITARSMFKEERLKGKVPQEAVAVFLAGVPVSNILRTLEEVNFDVFHPKLQMRDWKLPWRIWKSYYYTRMF
- a CDS encoding uncharacterized protein (antiSMASH:Cluster_8.1) yields the protein MSLRKSGLQKEVLSLYRRALRMVRSKSSAGRPKFSLFIRYTFRTNATSISPRNVSAIEHLLRKGRRQLDLYESPSVKDCWVSEEMKTWDRTQRLPEKQSATLDIYALRYPTFTRGKRKRASFEIPVCAVRSEYLSKYGPGCGMSSSSVFLLMSSVSLWLQADQRSVRGK
- a CDS encoding uncharacterized protein (BUSCO:EOG092606WZ), with protein sequence MASLNKLAIRGIRSFDDKQISVIEFFTPVTVIVGHNGSGKTTIIECLKYATTGDQPPNTRGGAFVHDPKMANEKEVKAQVKLRFHAANGTRMLAVRNLSVTAKKTAGLTMKTLESILALADGNAEKGGKRGVISTKCAEMDAEIPQLLGVSKSVLENVIFCHQEDSWWPLAEPAALKKKFDDIFEATRYTKALDNIKSLRKDRVAELKAEKERLEGLAREKSHADKLLGRINELSSTITTKEIEYDEIKREYDGIVESNRKFQDYALKFREIYVKVESLEDRKARLKSDLDEAKLDMKEVPGSREELEAQLESFDERMNRQKMQKKTYTDKLQDVQEDLKAANKRQMDLVEEKAAHSHDAAAQRQRIKGRVDKIKEIAESQGLKGFNHDSHDRDQVLRFLSELEALLRNQKATVQRIQGERRTKQEEYNAKSRQLTGEFATQQSACTTLRNQMKDRNASIADAERELEGYLHAPSQLTTLQDDIEEKNTRAAKVKADIKAAKFDEKSSDINEKKRMAEHKRDDLNAELKTLNAQVELHARLSYKKKDIKGKTMEIEHVLNATNTKLRDLGAEAVDLQMVEQGVTTFIKGKEDRLRKCETEATSTSKTLEKLKTTLSSLSKNLSELRKEAEGITHRIKEELGNEYSSVEEGITDSAKTANLFRDKIGKNTGKVYEDILEYGKANKVCFACNRPMNGAEYKAFEKHLKKEIQEFSPENLQDAKQQFEEWSEELERLQDLKPAQIHLTKLTQIDIPKLEAEVAEVNSQIKTATERDEQASVALSTAKEEQRHLQSLSDHVRTLERLQREVDRLRVDIENTEREISETGTTKTPDEVQRDIDEVSTEIHGYEKESRAITSEKERASNLQRNLDNQIHALELHQRDLQTKVNEKAKLERQIAGWRNDIKEMTQNLKLAEVHVAEAQGPIDALDAEYQEEDKEFARQLVSEEQKLQDIRIHADQLKVMNKDIERYVRDRRDERMQECSEKLEQQETRIKELTEREKQGRKDIEVLEKELSESNLFQKNLRDNVRARKLAQQIEETQAGIDKYDMEEAAKARRTFEQQWPIYKQKEDDLHQRYSHIAGEISSKKSQLDTWEGDLKKDFKDINKRYTDQLIRTKMSDMANNDLDKYAKALDNAIMKYHGLKMEEVNDTMRHLWNKTYQGTDIDGIKIRSDVEGGASKRSYNYRVVMTKDQVEMDMRGRCSAGQKMLASIIIRLALSDSFGQNCGILALDEPTNALDTENIDALASSLVDIINERKNHANFQLIIITHDENFLRKLGQSDVMEYYWRVSRDARQKSVIERQRFR
- a CDS encoding uncharacterized protein (antiSMASH:Cluster_8.1), with protein sequence MVSDTVSNPTIGMMRMQFWKDAVKGIVDGNPHRHPIALALHDASRITNLPPYHLKRMIDARSSELQVPVHLTTESLTAHAESTSSTILYLLLSMLSLHSEPFSHAASHLGVAQTITTLLRGLPFHAQQGRMVIPAEITAKHGVVQEEVFRRGREARGIDEAVFEFATLANDHLITARSMFKEERLKGKVPQEAVAVFLAGVPVSNILRTLEEVNFDVFHPKLQMRDWKLPWRIWKSYYYTRMF
- a CDS encoding uncharacterized protein (antiSMASH:Cluster_8.1), whose translation is MEQLCNEVLQLIFYELQEPTSLTLVSKRFYEFSQDPYFRAHYFLSRYGPAHALYHALGRGKVLTERVLDILITSGAHFSRYLIQVAIHHYFHTQSHFIKTQWVRSVSLPVFTHFLQLASRRYDHIPRGKGQDDGSIFAQFLSESRYPPSQKRVSWENIRVIIEEYHFFPFCNKDPIMAQFPLVLAIEPRLLPYAVANGFYMDSKYRDFVFRKMFEYAAASDRRPEDIVQNFEELSRLDSTMFLTRTVAAEICVEAKVNRVGYTALKQLDTNGRLRFSLSSLVEDLLKLFLKTRSVTTLETQTTIRFLYKEFPSSDPTVRLVVLLTVFMAADVDNLITVKVRLEDLNIGPLKKEDVYNLLVHPLMDRCTTVFDYMRSEMASSEDAQQGLGAKEIQEVIDNVAARLLEVDCKGRMLERLHDSYPSVNETIIRTVLTKHRIELEDLPKMSNPATCRNYRPSLCREHHYKGSEMDYFWDTTTSTESQVAGDNVEDGSVGKGQGASRNMNEIHVRELGEISQESLTIMIRQDELLPSRNRRRMSYFSAYSDLGLFNLPIDYSQVGRWIKAKFGARNIVTAIFMTHAVLNNASSILRHYLMEAAPVPLTLKHFQILARLGRPINYNLTLFLLTGPEFYHCEDEYLVHCDATSNTLSALTSDDTKRLPALSAATNNSRSTGRKRPRRSAANMRTYVIADSDEEKSDLLKDCKHPDSKEIKQVLNLETWIQELGKLLRVEQSRFRQRKKNQCGNSSDAILNEFMKSLGTELRILRKHSREKNVSHNEVAIYDDGDDGEYVYRETRLKRTRTTR
- a CDS encoding uncharacterized protein (antiSMASH:Cluster_8.1; BUSCO:EOG09264BWL), whose translation is MFSLSRHCSHTYSRLFRRNFAEIVSFSANPSDSPLKGTIDPPPQRQTSSSDLDTAQSTTPQTITPVRLGNRVSVREDHGLYGFFRQKEQGKDGKTFVGEARFETLGGSIYQENVQSGRSWKASELRLKSFHDLHTLWYILLRERNLLATQAEEVRRLGVSPLLFSLSYKMRQCKKSMARIKYVLNERRLAYDGAVKLAEKEKQDHLDQVVLQHQLAEYRKERKYHAKREILRAPEQQDSDSTSLSQNVDQPEATGTPTT